A genomic stretch from Polyangium spumosum includes:
- a CDS encoding SRPBCC family protein, with product MARRLLVLLAVLCALVCAAPRRARAGSLTADEKTRLARGEVVKRTFDVELPQGDFIGGLGYVIIAASPAEVMDVLLDPGSYRYIFPLTQEARLVGRTGDDFFLTLRQGGARVSGEYTVRARRETPSLVRFWMDPTRPHDIGDCWGFFRVDPAEGGRTLLTYGALLHLEFGVIKLLFQEKIRSYALQTPELLRGYVERGARR from the coding sequence ATGGCGCGCCGCCTCCTCGTTCTCCTCGCGGTCCTCTGCGCCCTCGTCTGCGCCGCGCCTCGCCGCGCCCGCGCCGGATCGCTCACCGCCGACGAGAAGACCCGCCTCGCCCGGGGCGAGGTCGTCAAGCGCACCTTCGACGTCGAGCTCCCCCAGGGTGACTTCATCGGCGGCCTCGGCTACGTGATCATCGCCGCGTCGCCGGCCGAGGTCATGGACGTGCTCCTCGACCCGGGCTCCTACCGGTACATCTTCCCCTTGACCCAGGAGGCGCGCCTCGTGGGCCGAACGGGCGACGACTTTTTCCTCACCCTCCGCCAGGGCGGCGCCAGGGTCTCGGGCGAATACACCGTCCGCGCGCGCCGCGAGACCCCGTCGCTCGTCCGATTCTGGATGGATCCGACGAGGCCCCACGACATCGGCGATTGCTGGGGTTTTTTCCGGGTCGATCCGGCCGAGGGCGGGAGGACCCTGCTCACCTACGGCGCGTTATTGCACCTCGAGTTCGGCGTCATCAAGCTCCTCTTCCAGGAGAAGATTCGCTCCTATGCATTGCAGACGCCGGAGCTCCTTCGCGGTTACGTCGAGCGCGGCGCGAGGCGCTGA
- a CDS encoding DUF4384 domain-containing protein: protein MVTRSSAKGGTMKTKGKTQGGVKGAAKKAKATKGAAKAGAKGGARATKKSAAAKAEARVKATARASARAPVEVLDEPPPSLLGRPFRRLAWGYALLNEMGDDAMNDFEVDAGTKVAIEGELDRLAYVYVVQIAAEDRSVEILYPPKGGARRMRPGAKMRIPGGSGWIVTTKKGRIRTIASSAPITDVQGIGID from the coding sequence ATGGTGACCAGGAGCAGCGCGAAGGGCGGCACGATGAAGACCAAGGGGAAGACGCAGGGCGGGGTCAAGGGCGCGGCCAAGAAGGCGAAGGCGACGAAGGGCGCAGCAAAAGCAGGAGCGAAAGGCGGAGCGCGGGCGACGAAGAAGAGCGCGGCGGCGAAGGCAGAGGCGAGGGTCAAGGCGACGGCGAGGGCCTCGGCCAGGGCGCCGGTGGAGGTCCTCGACGAGCCGCCGCCGAGCCTCCTGGGTCGACCGTTCCGGCGCCTGGCCTGGGGCTACGCGCTCCTCAACGAGATGGGCGACGACGCGATGAACGACTTCGAGGTCGACGCAGGCACGAAGGTCGCCATCGAGGGGGAGCTCGATCGGCTGGCGTACGTGTACGTCGTGCAGATCGCGGCGGAAGACAGGTCGGTGGAGATCCTCTATCCGCCGAAGGGCGGGGCGCGGCGCATGCGCCCCGGCGCGAAGATGCGTATCCCCGGGGGCTCGGGCTGGATCGTGACCACGAAAAAAGGCAGGATCCGCACGATCGCCTCGTCAGCCCCGATCACGGACGTGCAGGGTATCGGTATCGACTGA
- a CDS encoding alpha-ketoglutarate-dependent dioxygenase AlkB, whose protein sequence is MTRVELQHGGFLLFHDPFLSPDEASAAFAALLVEVPLRQETIRLFGKSILQPRLSAWHGDPGASYTYSGLSLLPHPWTPALSVLRARVEEAAACTFNSVLVNHYRGGDDSMGKHSDDEPELGQDPVIASLSLGARRRFVLEPKKGGEKVTLELGEGNLLIMAGTTQHHYRHGVPKQAGRGARMNLTFRRICGVTRP, encoded by the coding sequence GTGACAAGGGTTGAGCTCCAGCACGGCGGGTTCTTGCTGTTTCACGACCCGTTTCTCTCGCCGGACGAGGCCTCGGCTGCGTTCGCCGCGTTGCTCGTGGAGGTCCCGCTCCGGCAGGAGACGATCCGGCTCTTCGGCAAATCGATCCTCCAGCCGCGCCTCTCGGCCTGGCACGGTGATCCGGGCGCGTCGTACACGTATTCGGGCCTCTCGCTCTTGCCGCACCCCTGGACCCCTGCGCTCTCCGTGCTGCGTGCGCGGGTCGAGGAGGCGGCCGCGTGCACGTTCAACAGCGTGCTCGTGAACCATTACCGCGGGGGCGACGATTCGATGGGCAAACATTCCGACGACGAGCCCGAGCTCGGGCAGGACCCGGTGATCGCGTCGCTCTCGCTCGGCGCGCGGCGGAGGTTCGTCCTGGAGCCGAAGAAGGGCGGGGAGAAGGTCACGCTGGAGCTCGGCGAGGGGAATCTGCTGATCATGGCGGGGACGACGCAGCACCATTATCGGCACGGGGTGCCGAAGCAGGCGGGGCGGGGGGCGCGGATGAATTTGACGTTTCGGAGGATATGCGGCGTGACGCGGCCATGA
- a CDS encoding DNA alkylation repair protein: protein MALSARAKKLVAELTSGNLKLGDLKKRGNEIKKDHGLAMELWSTGQYYPRLLSTLIFDRKLLAENVIDQLASDVLRHDAKERSQLADWLLANQLAKDKKLVSLVATWEKNPSPILRRLFWYHQARLRWTGQVPPDNSADLLDALENDMANAEPEVQWAMNFCAGQIGIHEPRFRSRCIKLGEALGLYKDERVSRNCTPSYLPEFIRIEVAKRE, encoded by the coding sequence ATGGCTTTATCGGCCAGAGCAAAGAAACTCGTCGCGGAGCTCACCAGCGGAAACCTGAAGCTGGGCGACCTCAAAAAGCGTGGCAACGAGATCAAGAAGGACCACGGTCTGGCAATGGAGCTCTGGTCGACGGGCCAATACTACCCTCGACTTCTCTCGACCCTCATCTTCGACAGGAAGCTCCTCGCAGAAAATGTCATCGATCAGCTTGCATCCGATGTGCTCCGGCATGACGCGAAAGAACGCAGCCAACTGGCGGACTGGCTGCTGGCAAACCAGCTAGCCAAAGACAAGAAGCTCGTCTCCCTCGTCGCGACATGGGAGAAGAATCCCTCCCCGATTCTGCGTCGCTTGTTCTGGTATCACCAAGCTCGCTTGCGCTGGACAGGGCAAGTTCCTCCCGACAATAGTGCAGACCTGCTCGATGCCCTGGAGAACGATATGGCCAACGCTGAACCCGAAGTTCAGTGGGCAATGAATTTCTGCGCTGGCCAGATTGGTATTCACGAGCCTCGATTTCGATCCAGATGTATCAAGCTCGGGGAAGCCCTGGGGCTCTACAAGGACGAGCGTGTTTCCAGGAACTGCACACCGTCGTACCTTCCCGAGTTCATCAGGATCGAAGTAGCCAAGCGTGAATGA
- a CDS encoding YciI family protein has protein sequence MTKFLISFPASAMDIPDEDMAAVGEASHAVIREAKDAGVYVFGGGINEDVAPLMVAADGTVTNETYPQTKEFDGGFCVLELPSREAAVQWAAKIAKACRCSQELREFGYDPES, from the coding sequence ATGACGAAGTTCCTTATCTCCTTCCCCGCATCGGCGATGGATATCCCCGACGAAGACATGGCTGCCGTCGGCGAAGCGTCACACGCGGTCATACGCGAGGCGAAGGATGCCGGCGTCTATGTGTTCGGCGGTGGTATCAACGAGGACGTCGCGCCGCTGATGGTCGCCGCCGACGGCACCGTCACGAACGAGACCTACCCGCAGACCAAGGAGTTCGACGGCGGCTTCTGTGTCCTGGAACTCCCGTCGCGCGAAGCCGCCGTCCAATGGGCCGCGAAGATCGCCAAAGCCTGCCGCTGCTCGCAGGAGCTCCGCGAGTTCGGGTACGACCCCGAGAGCTGA
- a CDS encoding tetratricopeptide repeat protein produces the protein MGSQEVSASWSSSQLSPMHEPNDEPSAGDEPELCWSCRENEATDPFAYRGGPITLVCARCLEWLRLRDELEQVCSRSLELTELGRFDEALACLDAFSKKSDHCDPSREFARGCARYRAMILCDAGRYAEAEQACEAWAQLGFRSAWERREHGLEKARVLVALGRPREALAAIEEALGHRDTYLLDIGEPLVALVELSGELGQPVDPKWRGLAAAVSEAYGIEMPAHDSLEKIMLALAETTKQLLPKRARDAYHVGAGEDTP, from the coding sequence ATGGGATCACAAGAAGTGTCCGCGTCCTGGAGCTCGTCCCAACTGAGTCCCATGCACGAACCAAACGACGAGCCGTCTGCCGGTGATGAGCCCGAGCTCTGCTGGTCTTGCCGAGAGAACGAGGCGACGGACCCGTTCGCGTACCGAGGGGGACCCATCACCTTGGTTTGCGCGCGGTGCCTCGAGTGGCTGAGGCTGCGAGATGAACTGGAGCAGGTGTGCAGCCGGAGCCTGGAGCTCACCGAGCTTGGACGATTCGATGAAGCGCTCGCATGCCTGGATGCGTTCTCGAAGAAAAGTGACCATTGCGACCCGAGTCGAGAGTTCGCCCGAGGGTGCGCGCGGTACCGCGCGATGATCCTCTGTGACGCAGGGCGGTACGCCGAGGCGGAGCAGGCCTGTGAAGCGTGGGCGCAGCTAGGATTTCGCTCCGCCTGGGAGCGACGCGAGCATGGCCTCGAAAAAGCCCGAGTATTGGTGGCGCTGGGGCGGCCCCGAGAAGCGCTGGCCGCCATCGAGGAGGCGCTCGGCCACCGGGACACCTATCTTCTCGATATAGGGGAGCCGCTCGTCGCTCTCGTGGAGCTTTCGGGGGAGCTCGGACAGCCAGTCGACCCGAAGTGGAGGGGCCTCGCGGCAGCGGTGTCCGAGGCCTATGGCATCGAGATGCCGGCCCATGATTCACTGGAAAAGATCATGCTCGCTCTCGCCGAGACGACGAAGCAACTGCTGCCGAAGCGGGCGCGTGATGCGTACCACGTCGGCGCCGGCGAGGACACACCGTGA
- a CDS encoding MBL fold metallo-hydrolase yields the protein MKKGLLCALGLGAALAVVACGDDTNNNNNTTASSSSGSGGNGGSGGNGGGAAALEVQTHVSPDGFAVDSHLIVGETEVVLVDGQFFSAEAQKVVDLVKATNKKLSTVFLTHAHPDHYIGMEVIRSAFPDAKFVTTAAVLADYDAKKEGALAFVKMNFPGQVPDTVVTFEALAGSTITVDGHTLDVVEIGDAGESVDAAGLALPEQKALFAGDLVYNKQHLWLAECQFDGWIKNLDAIAAMGFETYYPGHGAKATAAVIEEDKKYINDTKPILEAATSVDEAVTQIKAAYPDWGGDGLLQFGTSNYFMACKMP from the coding sequence ATGAAGAAGGGCCTTCTCTGCGCGCTCGGCCTCGGGGCGGCGCTCGCGGTCGTCGCTTGCGGCGACGACACGAACAACAACAACAACACGACCGCGTCCTCCTCGTCCGGGTCGGGTGGCAATGGCGGCAGCGGTGGCAATGGCGGCGGCGCGGCGGCGCTCGAGGTGCAGACGCACGTCTCGCCCGACGGCTTCGCGGTCGACTCGCACCTCATCGTCGGCGAGACCGAGGTCGTCCTCGTCGACGGCCAGTTTTTCTCGGCCGAGGCGCAGAAGGTCGTCGACCTCGTCAAGGCGACCAACAAGAAGCTCTCCACCGTCTTCCTCACGCACGCCCACCCCGACCATTACATCGGCATGGAGGTCATCCGCTCGGCCTTCCCGGACGCGAAATTCGTGACCACGGCCGCCGTCCTCGCCGATTACGACGCCAAGAAGGAGGGCGCGCTCGCTTTCGTGAAAATGAACTTCCCCGGCCAGGTGCCCGACACCGTGGTGACCTTCGAGGCCCTCGCGGGCAGCACGATCACGGTCGACGGGCACACGCTCGACGTCGTGGAGATCGGAGACGCGGGCGAGAGCGTGGACGCCGCCGGCCTCGCGCTCCCGGAGCAAAAGGCCCTCTTCGCGGGCGACCTCGTCTACAACAAGCAGCACCTCTGGCTCGCCGAGTGCCAGTTCGACGGCTGGATCAAGAACCTCGACGCCATCGCCGCCATGGGCTTCGAGACGTATTATCCGGGCCACGGCGCGAAGGCCACGGCCGCCGTGATCGAGGAGGACAAGAAGTACATCAACGACACGAAGCCCATCCTCGAGGCCGCGACCTCGGTCGACGAGGCCGTGACGCAGATCAAGGCCGCCTACCCCGACTGGGGCGGCGACGGCCTGCTCCAGTTCGGCACCTCGAATTACTTCATGGCCTGCAAGATGCCCTGA
- a CDS encoding alpha/beta hydrolase family protein, with amino-acid sequence MRRALALLLPLASLLSACADPAELPVPPPSGVVALYGKPAETILSPYPSDRYTRADATTPTGLRVNIGPETAADPLLTGYQGTVEQLNEMDGFSTMGGVVVNFSGPIDARPLVLAPHAEPPLTGPILDAGEYKKPGAPLYLVDVDPDSPDRGEAVGLVPRWFPQPDDGFYTDDFTLIAEPATPLRPGTRYLFVATNVLRGEDGNPVRRSPDMEALLEGEAEGAYGSEVRRVIAEVAPSGLFQAEDVVLATAFTTATVRAGIEAMGVAARKAPAPALLSPFEVETPAEPGGRVRFRGVYEAPEYRGEATGKWSFEGGSPIVQKNVGLEVFLSFSRAEVSGKRPVVIYGHGLGGDKDGTWGTSERLAEIHPNGAAVFGIDSPEHGSRAKNPDQNALVAAFGFFGINNTTGEFDIGKARDNFRQMASDQLELVRLIDSLASLDLLPVGAPDGVPDLDTSRILYIGHSFGSVQGPTILALAPEIRQAVWNVGGDGLMMLLRDSGTFGILVDAMRPPRTPDGALARFFAATQAIVDPGDPINYARFVSGEPLPGAPESKPRDVLLQVVMNDTIVPNSTSEALARASGMTLMNAIRPVSGLPAAAGPLSGNGEAGSTLVMSQFDKIEGTKLAVHGELIFSPEGRAQYVEFFQTGLAEPNATAKPPY; translated from the coding sequence GTGCGCCGCGCCCTTGCCCTCCTCCTTCCCCTCGCCTCCCTCCTCTCCGCTTGCGCCGACCCCGCGGAACTGCCCGTGCCGCCGCCGTCCGGCGTCGTCGCGCTCTACGGAAAGCCCGCGGAGACGATCCTCTCGCCTTATCCGTCCGACCGATACACGCGCGCCGACGCGACCACGCCGACGGGCCTGCGCGTGAACATCGGACCGGAGACGGCGGCCGATCCGCTCCTGACCGGATACCAGGGCACGGTCGAGCAGCTCAATGAAATGGACGGGTTTTCCACGATGGGCGGCGTCGTGGTCAATTTCAGCGGCCCCATCGACGCGCGCCCCCTCGTGCTCGCGCCCCACGCGGAGCCGCCGCTCACGGGGCCCATCCTCGACGCCGGGGAATACAAAAAACCCGGCGCGCCGCTCTACCTCGTCGACGTCGACCCGGACTCGCCCGACCGCGGAGAGGCCGTCGGCCTCGTCCCCCGCTGGTTCCCGCAGCCCGACGATGGCTTTTATACGGACGACTTCACGCTGATCGCCGAGCCCGCGACGCCGCTCCGCCCCGGGACACGATACCTGTTCGTCGCGACGAACGTGCTGCGCGGCGAGGATGGAAACCCCGTGCGAAGATCGCCGGACATGGAAGCTTTGCTCGAAGGTGAAGCCGAGGGCGCCTACGGGAGCGAGGTGCGGCGCGTGATCGCCGAGGTCGCGCCGAGCGGCCTCTTCCAGGCCGAGGACGTGGTGCTCGCGACGGCGTTCACCACGGCCACCGTACGCGCCGGGATCGAGGCGATGGGCGTGGCCGCACGGAAAGCCCCGGCGCCCGCGCTGCTCTCGCCCTTCGAGGTCGAGACGCCCGCCGAGCCGGGCGGGCGCGTGCGTTTTCGCGGCGTCTACGAGGCGCCCGAGTATCGCGGCGAGGCGACGGGGAAATGGTCGTTCGAGGGGGGAAGCCCCATCGTCCAGAAGAACGTCGGGCTCGAGGTGTTCCTCTCATTCTCCAGAGCCGAGGTGAGCGGCAAGCGGCCGGTGGTCATCTATGGGCACGGGCTCGGCGGCGACAAGGATGGCACCTGGGGCACGTCCGAGCGGCTCGCGGAGATCCACCCGAACGGCGCGGCCGTCTTCGGGATCGACTCGCCCGAGCACGGCTCGCGCGCCAAGAACCCCGACCAGAATGCCCTGGTCGCCGCGTTTGGCTTCTTCGGCATCAACAACACGACGGGCGAATTCGACATCGGCAAGGCCCGGGACAATTTCCGGCAAATGGCCTCGGATCAGCTCGAGCTCGTGCGGCTCATCGATTCGCTCGCCTCGCTCGACCTCTTGCCCGTCGGCGCCCCGGACGGCGTGCCCGACCTCGATACCTCGCGGATCCTCTACATCGGCCATTCGTTCGGCAGCGTGCAGGGGCCGACGATCCTCGCGCTCGCGCCCGAGATCCGGCAGGCCGTCTGGAACGTGGGCGGCGACGGGCTCATGATGCTCCTGCGCGACTCGGGGACGTTCGGGATCCTCGTCGACGCGATGCGTCCACCCAGGACGCCGGACGGGGCGCTCGCCCGCTTCTTCGCGGCGACGCAGGCGATCGTGGACCCGGGCGATCCGATCAACTACGCTCGCTTCGTGTCGGGCGAGCCTCTCCCGGGCGCGCCGGAATCGAAGCCGCGCGACGTGCTCTTGCAGGTGGTCATGAACGACACCATCGTCCCGAACTCGACCAGCGAGGCGCTCGCGCGCGCTTCGGGCATGACGCTCATGAATGCGATCCGCCCGGTGAGCGGCCTGCCCGCGGCGGCGGGGCCGCTCTCGGGCAACGGCGAGGCGGGCTCGACGCTGGTGATGTCGCAGTTCGACAAGATCGAGGGGACGAAGCTCGCCGTGCACGGCGAGCTCATCTTCTCGCCCGAGGGGCGCGCGCAGTACGTGGAGTTTTTCCAGACGGGGCTCGCCGAGCCAAACGCGACGGCGAAGCCGCCTTATTGA
- a CDS encoding HAD-IG family 5'-nucleotidase, with amino-acid sequence MSHFDGLPGKPPRERGIFCNRTMNMRSIKAIGYDMDYTLIHYQVKEWERLAYEHLRTRLLARGYPVEGLFFEPELVIRGLIIDTELGNLLKVNRFGYVKRAMHGTTLLDFEPMREAYARTIIDLAEPRYVFLNTLFSLSEACMYAQLVELADAGRMPAGTGYEQLYRLVKSGLDEAHMEGRMKAEIIADPDRFVVLDPEAPLALLDQQRAGKKLLLITNSEWGYTDAMMRYAFEPFLPGGMRWRDLFDVVIVQARKPDFFMQKSPLFEVVSEDGLLRPWIGPLKEGGSYLGGDATQVERALGISGDEILYVGDHIWGDVRVSKSVLRWRTALILWELEEEVRAAYASRVDEARLVALMEEKEALELASCQLRLLAQRHKEAYALPEDAPSCDEVLARLSAIKTAIVELDERIVPLAKAAAEVSNPRWGLLLRTGNDKSHLARQIERSADIYTSRVSNFLRYTPYSYFRSRRGSLPHDPSGEAPSPNPGP; translated from the coding sequence ATGTCCCATTTCGACGGTCTGCCGGGCAAGCCGCCGCGCGAGCGGGGTATCTTCTGCAACCGGACCATGAACATGCGGTCGATCAAGGCGATCGGCTACGACATGGACTACACCCTCATCCATTACCAGGTGAAGGAGTGGGAGCGCCTCGCGTACGAGCACCTGCGGACGCGCCTGCTCGCCCGCGGCTACCCGGTGGAGGGGCTCTTCTTCGAGCCGGAGCTCGTGATCCGGGGGCTCATCATCGACACCGAGCTCGGCAACCTGCTCAAGGTGAACCGCTTCGGTTACGTGAAGCGGGCGATGCACGGGACGACGCTGCTCGATTTCGAGCCGATGCGCGAGGCCTACGCCCGGACGATCATCGACCTCGCCGAGCCGCGGTACGTCTTTTTGAACACGCTCTTCTCGCTCTCCGAGGCGTGTATGTACGCGCAGCTCGTCGAGCTCGCGGACGCCGGGCGCATGCCGGCCGGGACGGGGTACGAGCAGCTCTATCGGCTCGTGAAGAGCGGCCTCGACGAGGCGCACATGGAGGGCCGCATGAAGGCCGAGATCATCGCGGATCCGGACCGATTCGTGGTGCTCGACCCGGAGGCGCCGCTCGCGCTGCTCGACCAGCAGCGGGCGGGCAAGAAGCTCTTGCTCATCACGAACTCGGAGTGGGGATACACCGACGCGATGATGCGTTATGCATTCGAGCCCTTCCTGCCGGGTGGGATGCGCTGGCGTGACCTCTTCGACGTGGTGATCGTGCAGGCGCGGAAGCCCGATTTCTTCATGCAGAAATCGCCGCTCTTCGAGGTCGTGAGCGAGGACGGGCTGCTCCGGCCCTGGATCGGGCCGCTGAAGGAGGGCGGTTCGTATCTCGGCGGCGACGCGACGCAGGTGGAACGCGCGCTCGGGATCTCGGGCGACGAGATCCTGTACGTGGGCGACCACATCTGGGGCGACGTGCGTGTATCGAAGAGCGTGCTCCGGTGGCGGACGGCGCTCATTCTGTGGGAGCTCGAAGAGGAGGTGCGAGCGGCCTATGCGTCCCGCGTGGACGAGGCGCGGCTCGTCGCGTTGATGGAGGAGAAAGAGGCGCTCGAGCTCGCCTCCTGCCAGCTCCGGCTCCTCGCGCAGCGGCACAAGGAGGCGTATGCGCTGCCCGAGGACGCGCCCTCCTGCGACGAGGTCCTCGCGCGGCTGTCGGCGATCAAGACGGCGATCGTGGAGCTCGACGAGCGGATCGTCCCGCTCGCGAAGGCGGCGGCCGAGGTATCGAACCCGCGCTGGGGATTGCTGCTGCGCACGGGCAACGACAAGAGCCACCTCGCCCGGCAGATCGAGCGGTCGGCGGACATCTACACGTCACGTGTCTCGAATTTCCTCCGATACACGCCGTATTCGTATTTTCGATCGCGCCGCGGGAGCTTGCCGCACGATCCCTCCGGAGAAGCGCCGAGCCCGAACCCGGGGCCTTGA
- a CDS encoding PAS domain-containing protein has protein sequence MTKQDDSPLDPADELGRAKRRIAELEAELAAANARRNDTRWVLDALDKAGIGAWEWDIPRDVVTWTDGVLVVYGIDRATFTGDYAGVLRHVHPEDRPMLKERVDRVFRVADPGYDIEHRIVTAKGETRWVRAHGFSYRDESGKPYRLAGLVLDITEQRREQAEKEAIQQQIIDAQRESLRQLGAPIIPLATNALAMPLVGTLTPERATLVTETLLHAVTERAAEHVILDVTGVPAVDHEVADGLLRVAQAVRLLGAEVALTGMQPAVAQALVELGVDMSAFVTRADLQSGIAWASRRARR, from the coding sequence ATGACGAAGCAAGACGATTCTCCTCTCGACCCCGCAGACGAGCTCGGCCGGGCGAAGCGACGCATCGCGGAGCTCGAGGCCGAGCTCGCCGCGGCGAACGCGCGGCGAAACGACACGCGCTGGGTGCTCGACGCGCTCGACAAGGCGGGCATCGGCGCCTGGGAATGGGACATCCCGCGCGACGTGGTCACGTGGACCGACGGCGTCCTCGTGGTGTACGGGATCGATCGCGCGACCTTCACGGGTGATTACGCGGGCGTGCTCCGGCACGTCCACCCGGAGGACAGGCCCATGCTGAAGGAGCGGGTCGACCGGGTCTTTCGGGTCGCGGATCCGGGGTACGACATCGAGCACCGGATCGTCACCGCGAAAGGCGAGACGCGGTGGGTGCGCGCGCACGGGTTCTCGTATCGGGACGAGAGCGGAAAGCCGTATCGGCTGGCGGGGCTCGTGCTCGATATCACGGAGCAGCGGCGCGAGCAGGCGGAGAAAGAAGCGATCCAGCAGCAGATCATCGACGCGCAACGCGAATCGCTTCGGCAGCTCGGCGCGCCGATCATCCCGCTCGCGACAAACGCGCTCGCCATGCCGCTCGTCGGGACGCTGACGCCCGAGCGGGCGACGCTGGTCACGGAGACCCTGCTCCACGCCGTGACGGAGCGCGCCGCCGAGCACGTGATCCTCGACGTGACGGGCGTGCCTGCGGTCGACCACGAGGTGGCGGACGGCCTCTTGCGCGTGGCCCAGGCCGTGCGGCTGCTCGGCGCCGAGGTGGCGCTGACGGGAATGCAGCCGGCCGTGGCGCAGGCCCTCGTGGAGCTCGGCGTCGACATGAGCGCCTTCGTGACGAGGGCCGATCTGCAATCGGGGATCGCCTGGGCGTCGAGGCGCGCCCGGCGTTAG
- a CDS encoding vWA domain-containing protein, translating into MNRIHAALLVLSACALGGACAPDSNLPPAGNPSGAGAGSGNGGAGGMGAGGDIFVGPGSSSSSGVIDPGCGLITEEGKAVPLSLYIAFDKSSSMVGTKWNSGEAGLAAFVNDPSSAGTSVALNFFPLPDESTCDQTLYKAPVVPFGELPANAEPIIQAIAAEDPNGFKTPIYPALGGAILACADALQQKPGTSCAVLLVTDGAPVGPAPICSGVNPEDPQVIANLAAKGLSQFKVRTFVIGLQGVPQDTANLIASSGGTDSAILVGSVNVQVEFQNALAKARGKALPCDYEIPTKVSGGEVDPGFVNVLFTPSSGGEPQTILQDADCTNGLGWYYDNPVIPTKISFCAATCDAVRKDLAAKVQIGLGCKTEVAK; encoded by the coding sequence ATGAACCGTATCCACGCCGCTTTGCTTGTTCTATCGGCATGCGCCCTCGGCGGCGCGTGTGCGCCCGACTCGAACCTGCCTCCCGCGGGCAATCCCAGCGGCGCCGGCGCCGGGAGCGGGAACGGCGGCGCGGGCGGCATGGGCGCCGGAGGGGATATCTTCGTCGGCCCCGGCAGCTCGAGCTCGAGCGGCGTGATCGATCCGGGGTGCGGCCTCATCACCGAGGAAGGGAAGGCCGTACCGCTCTCGCTCTACATCGCGTTCGACAAGTCGAGCTCGATGGTGGGAACGAAGTGGAACAGCGGCGAGGCGGGGCTCGCGGCGTTCGTCAACGACCCGAGCTCGGCCGGCACCTCGGTCGCGCTCAATTTTTTCCCGCTGCCCGACGAGTCCACCTGCGATCAGACGCTCTACAAGGCGCCCGTCGTGCCCTTCGGCGAGCTGCCGGCGAACGCCGAGCCCATCATTCAGGCGATCGCCGCCGAGGACCCGAACGGCTTCAAGACCCCGATCTACCCGGCCCTCGGCGGCGCCATCCTCGCCTGCGCCGACGCATTGCAGCAAAAGCCGGGCACGTCCTGCGCCGTGCTGCTCGTGACGGATGGGGCGCCCGTCGGGCCCGCGCCGATCTGCAGCGGGGTGAACCCCGAGGATCCGCAGGTGATCGCCAATCTCGCGGCGAAGGGCCTCTCGCAATTCAAGGTGCGGACGTTCGTGATTGGCCTCCAGGGCGTCCCTCAGGACACGGCCAACCTGATCGCGTCGTCGGGCGGCACCGATTCGGCCATCCTCGTGGGCAGCGTCAACGTCCAGGTCGAGTTCCAGAATGCGCTCGCGAAGGCCCGCGGCAAGGCCCTGCCCTGCGATTACGAGATCCCCACGAAGGTCTCGGGCGGCGAGGTCGATCCGGGCTTCGTGAACGTGCTCTTCACGCCGTCGAGCGGCGGCGAGCCCCAGACGATCCTCCAGGACGCCGATTGCACGAACGGGCTCGGCTGGTATTACGATAACCCCGTCATCCCGACGAAGATATCGTTCTGCGCGGCCACCTGCGACGCCGTCCGCAAAGACCTCGCCGCGAAGGTGCAGATCGGCCTCGGCTGCAAGACCGAGGTGGCCAAATAG